In Pseudobacter ginsenosidimutans, the following are encoded in one genomic region:
- a CDS encoding RNA polymerase sigma factor — translation MHPTDPQINRQLLHRIAEGDEPSFRLLYDEYFNTIYSTALAFTQNSQLAMEVVQETFLRVWKNRARLPEIENLSGFLFVIGRNQVKTALRTARENNQAESLLNVCDQPSPYSPEKAAIMKQFREEVYKAADQLPDQQATVFRLSRFEQLSYEEIATQLGISTATVKNHLVKALGFMRTYFASRYKHLLPFALLIIEKNI, via the coding sequence TTGCATCCTACAGACCCACAGATCAACAGGCAACTGCTCCATCGCATCGCTGAAGGTGATGAACCTTCATTCAGGTTGCTCTATGATGAATATTTCAATACTATCTATTCTACGGCGCTCGCATTCACTCAGAATTCCCAACTGGCAATGGAAGTGGTGCAGGAAACTTTTCTGAGGGTCTGGAAGAACCGGGCACGCTTACCTGAAATTGAAAATCTGTCCGGTTTCCTTTTCGTAATCGGGCGTAACCAGGTGAAAACGGCCCTTCGCACCGCCAGGGAAAATAACCAGGCCGAAAGCCTGCTCAATGTATGTGATCAGCCTTCTCCCTATTCTCCTGAAAAAGCCGCCATTATGAAACAGTTTCGCGAGGAAGTGTACAAAGCAGCTGATCAGTTACCCGACCAACAGGCCACCGTTTTCAGGCTGAGCAGGTTTGAACAATTGAGTTATGAAGAGATTGCAACGCAGTTGGGCATCTCCACTGCCACTGTAAAAAACCACCTGGTGAAAGCGCTTGGGTTCATGCGTACTTATTTTGCATCGAGATACAAACATTTGCTCCCCTTCGCTTTACTGATTATAGAAAAGAATATATAA